In Haliaeetus albicilla chromosome 18, bHalAlb1.1, whole genome shotgun sequence, one genomic interval encodes:
- the ADGRF4 gene encoding adhesion G protein-coupled receptor F4 isoform X1 codes for MDVRVAHCLLLWAVHFLAAPRAALGVVGKESKTGDQQDGCINLIPCKDNGAICIQPCSPSFHGETSFVCADRKWQMFTDACASLDVQSLFQRISERDLLPSSGGHVSVAGGHLPFVGEGKPAHGRPGDGAKYFGADDHGNSNCRADFSCIIPDILSSPAIPGNIADIVELLKKISLLLSENVNRKKMQSYSRIANHILNSSIISNWAFVKDRNASSILLDSVNLFAGKLLLRNGSESVQEHFISIKGYSIHKNTSGKSFDFSMEFNNTGDITGHVVIPEEELLKLPKTSKAISIALPTLGAILETNPLDPVFVNGMVLSVSLPEELQHILLIFEKVNKLENVKSQCVGWHSTERRWDHRACKTKSDNISSVVCICKHHRRTFKSFSILMSPTMLRNAVLDYITRVGLGLSIFSLLLCLVIETVVWHHVTKTEITYMRHFCLVNIATSLLIADVLFIFAAIVHNTALNYQLCVAATFFLHFFYLAMFFWMFTLGLLILYGLLLIFFKITRSVFIATAFSIGYGCPLVISILTVAITEPKNGYLRSGACWLNWHETKALLAFVVPALGIVVVNVVVVVVVVAKTGRSAVGEGCKSQELSNMIRISKNVVLLTPLLGLTWGFGLATIVDSRSLAFHVTFALLNAFQGFFILLFGTLLDRKTREALRMNCISSKWRCSLAKVKFGVCFFFSSLNGLI; via the exons ATGGATGTGAGGGTAGCCCACTGTCTCCTCCTTTGGGCCGTGCACTTTCTGGCCGCACCGCGCGCTGCTCTCGGG gttGTCGGTAAGGAATCAAAGACTGGTGATCAGCAAG ATGGCTGTATAAATCTCATTCCCTGCAAAGATAACGGAGCTATTTGTATTCAGCCTTGTTCTCCCTCCTTCCACGGGGAGACAAGCTTTGTCTGTGCAGACAGAAAGTGGCAAATGTTCACAGACGCCTGTGCAAGCCTGGATGTTCAGTCCCTTTTTCAG AGGATTTCTGAACGTGATCTCCTTCCAAGCTCCGGAGGACATGTTAGTGTTGCTGGAGGACACCTTCCTTTTGTAGGGGAAGGAAAGCCAGCGCATGGGAGGCCTGGAGATggagcaaaatattttggtgctgATGACCATGGGAATAGTAACTGCCGAGCTGATTTTTCATGCATCATCCCAGATATCCTGTCTTCACCAGCCATTCCAGGAAACATTGCTGATATAGTGGAATTGCTAAAGAAGATTTCCCTGCTGTTATCAGAGAAtgtcaatagaaaaaaaatgcag AGTTACAGCAGGATAGCAAACCATATTCTGAACAGCTCCATCATTTCCAACTGGGCTTTTGTAAAGGACAGAAATGCCAGTTCAATATTACTGGACTCAGTGAATTTATTTGCAGGGAAACTTCTTCTAAGGAATGGGTCGGAAAGTGTACAGGAGCACTTCATCTCTATAAAAGGCTACAGCAtacataaaaatacttcaggaaaGAGCTTTGATTTTTCTATGGAGTTTAATAACACAGGAGATATCACTGGGCATGTGGTCATTCCAGAAGAAGAGCTTCTGAAGTTACCCAAGACTTCCAAAGCCATCAGCATTGCTCTTCCAACACTTGGAGCCATTCTAGAAACCAACCCGTTGGACCCTGTTTTTGTGAATGGAATGGTGTTATCGGTGTCTCTGCCAGAAGAGCTTCAGCATATTTTGCTCATCTTCGAAAAGGTGAATAAACTGGAGAATGTCAAGTCTCAGTGTGTTGGGTGGCACTCTACTGAAAGGAGATGGGATCACAGGGCATGCAAAACGAAGTCTGACAACATCAGCAGTGTTGTTTGCATCTGCAAGCATCACCGTCGGACATTCAAATCCTTCTCCATTTTGATGTCCCCCACCATGCTGCGAAATGCAGTGCTGGATTACATTACACGTGTAGGGTTAGGCCTTTCCATTTTCAGCTTGCTTCTCTGCCTTGTCATCGAGACTGTTGTCTGGCATCACGTtacaaaaactgaaataacCTACATGCGCCATTTTTGTTTGGTCAACATTGCTACATCTCTTCTCATTGCAGATGTTTTGTTCATCTTCGCGGCTATTGTGCACAATACAGCCCTAAATTACCAGTTGTGTGTAGCAGccacttttttccttcactttttctATCTTGCCATGTTTTTTTGGATGTTTACCCTGGGCCTCTTGATTCTCTATggattattattaattttttttaagataacaAGATCTGTATTCATAGCTACAGCATTCTCTATTGGCTATGGATGTCCCTTGGTCATATCTATCCTCACTGTTGCTATTACTGAACCAAAAAATGGGTATTTAAGGAGTGGAGCCTGCTGGCTCAATTGGCATGAAACGAAAGCCCTTTTGGCCTTTGTTGTACCCGCTCTGGGCATCGTCGTTGTGaatgtggtggtggtggtggtggtcgTGGCGAAGACTGGGAGATCCGCTGTTGGAGAAGGCTGCAAGTCACAAGAGTTGAGCAACATGATCCGAATTAGCAAAAACGTGGTCCTTCTGACACCTCTTCTGGGTCTCACCTGGGGGTTTGGATTAGCAACAATTGTCGACAGCCGCTCTCTGGCATTCCATGTTACGTTTGCGCTGCTGAACGCCTTCCAG GGGTTCTTCATCCTGTTGTTTGGAACACTTCTGGACAGAAAG ACAAGAGAAGCCTTAAGGATGAACTGCATTTCATCAAAGTGGAGGTGTAGTCTAGCAAAGGtaaagtttggggtttgtttttttttttcctcccttaatggcttaatttaa
- the ADGRF4 gene encoding adhesion G protein-coupled receptor F4 isoform X2, translating into MDVRVAHCLLLWAVHFLAAPRAALGVVGKESKTGDQQDGCINLIPCKDNGAICIQPCSPSFHGETSFVCADRKWQMFTDACASLDVQSLFQRISERDLLPSSGGHVSVAGGHLPFVGEGKPAHGRPGDGAKYFGADDHGNSNCRADFSCIIPDILSSPAIPGNIADIVELLKKISLLLSENVNRKKMQSYSRIANHILNSSIISNWAFVKDRNASSILLDSVNLFAGKLLLRNGSESVQEHFISIKGYSIHKNTSGKSFDFSMEFNNTGDITGHVVIPEEELLKLPKTSKAISIALPTLGAILETNPLDPVFVNGMVLSVSLPEELQHILLIFEKVNKLENVKSQCVGWHSTERRWDHRACKTKSDNISSVVCICKHHRRTFKSFSILMSPTMLRNAVLDYITRVGLGLSIFSLLLCLVIETVVWHHVTKTEITYMRHFCLVNIATSLLIADVLFIFAAIVHNTALNYQLCVAATFFLHFFYLAMFFWMFTLGLLILYGLLLIFFKITRSVFIATAFSIGYGCPLVISILTVAITEPKNGYLRSGACWLNWHETKALLAFVVPALGIVVVNVVVVVVVVAKTGRSAVGEGCKSQELSNMIRISKNVVLLTPLLGLTWGFGLATIVDSRSLAFHVTFALLNAFQGFFILLFGTLLDRKTREALRMNCISSKWRCSLAKDSEAPPV; encoded by the exons ATGGATGTGAGGGTAGCCCACTGTCTCCTCCTTTGGGCCGTGCACTTTCTGGCCGCACCGCGCGCTGCTCTCGGG gttGTCGGTAAGGAATCAAAGACTGGTGATCAGCAAG ATGGCTGTATAAATCTCATTCCCTGCAAAGATAACGGAGCTATTTGTATTCAGCCTTGTTCTCCCTCCTTCCACGGGGAGACAAGCTTTGTCTGTGCAGACAGAAAGTGGCAAATGTTCACAGACGCCTGTGCAAGCCTGGATGTTCAGTCCCTTTTTCAG AGGATTTCTGAACGTGATCTCCTTCCAAGCTCCGGAGGACATGTTAGTGTTGCTGGAGGACACCTTCCTTTTGTAGGGGAAGGAAAGCCAGCGCATGGGAGGCCTGGAGATggagcaaaatattttggtgctgATGACCATGGGAATAGTAACTGCCGAGCTGATTTTTCATGCATCATCCCAGATATCCTGTCTTCACCAGCCATTCCAGGAAACATTGCTGATATAGTGGAATTGCTAAAGAAGATTTCCCTGCTGTTATCAGAGAAtgtcaatagaaaaaaaatgcag AGTTACAGCAGGATAGCAAACCATATTCTGAACAGCTCCATCATTTCCAACTGGGCTTTTGTAAAGGACAGAAATGCCAGTTCAATATTACTGGACTCAGTGAATTTATTTGCAGGGAAACTTCTTCTAAGGAATGGGTCGGAAAGTGTACAGGAGCACTTCATCTCTATAAAAGGCTACAGCAtacataaaaatacttcaggaaaGAGCTTTGATTTTTCTATGGAGTTTAATAACACAGGAGATATCACTGGGCATGTGGTCATTCCAGAAGAAGAGCTTCTGAAGTTACCCAAGACTTCCAAAGCCATCAGCATTGCTCTTCCAACACTTGGAGCCATTCTAGAAACCAACCCGTTGGACCCTGTTTTTGTGAATGGAATGGTGTTATCGGTGTCTCTGCCAGAAGAGCTTCAGCATATTTTGCTCATCTTCGAAAAGGTGAATAAACTGGAGAATGTCAAGTCTCAGTGTGTTGGGTGGCACTCTACTGAAAGGAGATGGGATCACAGGGCATGCAAAACGAAGTCTGACAACATCAGCAGTGTTGTTTGCATCTGCAAGCATCACCGTCGGACATTCAAATCCTTCTCCATTTTGATGTCCCCCACCATGCTGCGAAATGCAGTGCTGGATTACATTACACGTGTAGGGTTAGGCCTTTCCATTTTCAGCTTGCTTCTCTGCCTTGTCATCGAGACTGTTGTCTGGCATCACGTtacaaaaactgaaataacCTACATGCGCCATTTTTGTTTGGTCAACATTGCTACATCTCTTCTCATTGCAGATGTTTTGTTCATCTTCGCGGCTATTGTGCACAATACAGCCCTAAATTACCAGTTGTGTGTAGCAGccacttttttccttcactttttctATCTTGCCATGTTTTTTTGGATGTTTACCCTGGGCCTCTTGATTCTCTATggattattattaattttttttaagataacaAGATCTGTATTCATAGCTACAGCATTCTCTATTGGCTATGGATGTCCCTTGGTCATATCTATCCTCACTGTTGCTATTACTGAACCAAAAAATGGGTATTTAAGGAGTGGAGCCTGCTGGCTCAATTGGCATGAAACGAAAGCCCTTTTGGCCTTTGTTGTACCCGCTCTGGGCATCGTCGTTGTGaatgtggtggtggtggtggtggtcgTGGCGAAGACTGGGAGATCCGCTGTTGGAGAAGGCTGCAAGTCACAAGAGTTGAGCAACATGATCCGAATTAGCAAAAACGTGGTCCTTCTGACACCTCTTCTGGGTCTCACCTGGGGGTTTGGATTAGCAACAATTGTCGACAGCCGCTCTCTGGCATTCCATGTTACGTTTGCGCTGCTGAACGCCTTCCAG GGGTTCTTCATCCTGTTGTTTGGAACACTTCTGGACAGAAAG ACAAGAGAAGCCTTAAGGATGAACTGCATTTCATCAAAGTGGAGGTGTAGTCTAGCAAAG GACTCTGAGGCACCTCCTGTTTAA
- the ADGRF4 gene encoding adhesion G protein-coupled receptor F4 isoform X3 encodes MDVRVAHCLLLWAVHFLAAPRAALGVVGKESKTGDQQDGCINLIPCKDNGAICIQPCSPSFHGETSFVCADRKWQMFTDACASLDVQSLFQRISERDLLPSSGGHVSVAGGHLPFVGEGKPAHGRPGDGAKYFGADDHGNSNCRADFSCIIPDILSSPAIPGNIADIVELLKKISLLLSENVNRKKMQSYSRIANHILNSSIISNWAFVKDRNASSILLDSVNLFAGKLLLRNGSESVQEHFISIKGYSIHKNTSGKSFDFSMEFNNTGDITGHVVIPEEELLKLPKTSKAISIALPTLGAILETNPLDPVFVNGMVLSVSLPEELQHILLIFEKVNKLENVKSQCVGWHSTERRWDHRACKTKSDNISSVVCICKHHRRTFKSFSILMSPTMLRNAVLDYITRVGLGLSIFSLLLCLVIETVVWHHVTKTEITYMRHFCLVNIATSLLIADVLFIFAAIVHNTALNYQLCVAATFFLHFFYLAMFFWMFTLGLLILYGLLLIFFKITRSVFIATAFSIGYGCPLVISILTVAITEPKNGYLRSGACWLNWHETKALLAFVVPALGIVVVNVVVVVVVVAKTGRSAVGEGCKSQELSNMIRISKNVVLLTPLLGLTWGFGLATIVDSRSLAFHVTFALLNAFQGFFILLFGTLLDRKTREALRMNCISSKWRCSLAKS; translated from the exons ATGGATGTGAGGGTAGCCCACTGTCTCCTCCTTTGGGCCGTGCACTTTCTGGCCGCACCGCGCGCTGCTCTCGGG gttGTCGGTAAGGAATCAAAGACTGGTGATCAGCAAG ATGGCTGTATAAATCTCATTCCCTGCAAAGATAACGGAGCTATTTGTATTCAGCCTTGTTCTCCCTCCTTCCACGGGGAGACAAGCTTTGTCTGTGCAGACAGAAAGTGGCAAATGTTCACAGACGCCTGTGCAAGCCTGGATGTTCAGTCCCTTTTTCAG AGGATTTCTGAACGTGATCTCCTTCCAAGCTCCGGAGGACATGTTAGTGTTGCTGGAGGACACCTTCCTTTTGTAGGGGAAGGAAAGCCAGCGCATGGGAGGCCTGGAGATggagcaaaatattttggtgctgATGACCATGGGAATAGTAACTGCCGAGCTGATTTTTCATGCATCATCCCAGATATCCTGTCTTCACCAGCCATTCCAGGAAACATTGCTGATATAGTGGAATTGCTAAAGAAGATTTCCCTGCTGTTATCAGAGAAtgtcaatagaaaaaaaatgcag AGTTACAGCAGGATAGCAAACCATATTCTGAACAGCTCCATCATTTCCAACTGGGCTTTTGTAAAGGACAGAAATGCCAGTTCAATATTACTGGACTCAGTGAATTTATTTGCAGGGAAACTTCTTCTAAGGAATGGGTCGGAAAGTGTACAGGAGCACTTCATCTCTATAAAAGGCTACAGCAtacataaaaatacttcaggaaaGAGCTTTGATTTTTCTATGGAGTTTAATAACACAGGAGATATCACTGGGCATGTGGTCATTCCAGAAGAAGAGCTTCTGAAGTTACCCAAGACTTCCAAAGCCATCAGCATTGCTCTTCCAACACTTGGAGCCATTCTAGAAACCAACCCGTTGGACCCTGTTTTTGTGAATGGAATGGTGTTATCGGTGTCTCTGCCAGAAGAGCTTCAGCATATTTTGCTCATCTTCGAAAAGGTGAATAAACTGGAGAATGTCAAGTCTCAGTGTGTTGGGTGGCACTCTACTGAAAGGAGATGGGATCACAGGGCATGCAAAACGAAGTCTGACAACATCAGCAGTGTTGTTTGCATCTGCAAGCATCACCGTCGGACATTCAAATCCTTCTCCATTTTGATGTCCCCCACCATGCTGCGAAATGCAGTGCTGGATTACATTACACGTGTAGGGTTAGGCCTTTCCATTTTCAGCTTGCTTCTCTGCCTTGTCATCGAGACTGTTGTCTGGCATCACGTtacaaaaactgaaataacCTACATGCGCCATTTTTGTTTGGTCAACATTGCTACATCTCTTCTCATTGCAGATGTTTTGTTCATCTTCGCGGCTATTGTGCACAATACAGCCCTAAATTACCAGTTGTGTGTAGCAGccacttttttccttcactttttctATCTTGCCATGTTTTTTTGGATGTTTACCCTGGGCCTCTTGATTCTCTATggattattattaattttttttaagataacaAGATCTGTATTCATAGCTACAGCATTCTCTATTGGCTATGGATGTCCCTTGGTCATATCTATCCTCACTGTTGCTATTACTGAACCAAAAAATGGGTATTTAAGGAGTGGAGCCTGCTGGCTCAATTGGCATGAAACGAAAGCCCTTTTGGCCTTTGTTGTACCCGCTCTGGGCATCGTCGTTGTGaatgtggtggtggtggtggtggtcgTGGCGAAGACTGGGAGATCCGCTGTTGGAGAAGGCTGCAAGTCACAAGAGTTGAGCAACATGATCCGAATTAGCAAAAACGTGGTCCTTCTGACACCTCTTCTGGGTCTCACCTGGGGGTTTGGATTAGCAACAATTGTCGACAGCCGCTCTCTGGCATTCCATGTTACGTTTGCGCTGCTGAACGCCTTCCAG GGGTTCTTCATCCTGTTGTTTGGAACACTTCTGGACAGAAAG ACAAGAGAAGCCTTAAGGATGAACTGCATTTCATCAAAGTGGAGGTGTAGTCTAGCAAAG TCCTAG